GCGTGCCGTGGAGGGGCAGCGCGTCGCGGCGATCCTTTGCACGCACACGCACCGGGACCATTCGCCCGCCGCCGCGCCGCTGAAAGCCGCGACGGGCGCGCCGATCATTGGCTGCGCGCCGCTCGCGCTGTCCGACGACGGGCCGCGCGCCGATTCGGCGTTCGATCCCGATTATGCGCCCGACCGCGTGCTGATGGACGGCGAGCGGATCGCGGGTGACGGCTGGACGATCGAGGCCGTGGCGACGCCGGGGCACACGTCGAACCATCTCTGCTTCGCGCTGGTCGAGACAGGTGCGTTGTTCACCGGCGATCATGTCATGGCCTGGTCGACCAGCGTGGTGAGCCCGCCCGACGGCGACATGGCGGCCTATATGGCCAGCCTGTCCAAGCTCCATGACCGCGAGGATCGCGTCTATTATCCCGCGCACGGCCCGGCGGTGACCAAGCCGCGCCAGCTGGTGCGCGGGATGCTGGGGCACCGCAAGCAGCGCGAACGGCAGATCTTGCGGGAACTCGAAAGGGGCACACGCGTGATCCCCGACATGGTGAAACATATGTACAAGGGCCTCGACCCGCGTCTGACCGGCGCCGCCGGTCGTTCGGTGCTCGCCCATCTTCTCGACCTCGAGGCGCGCGGCCGCGTCGCGCGTGAGGACGAGTGCTGGAGGCTGGTCGCATGAACCGGGGATTGTTCCGCGTCGCGGTCGTCGCGGTGCTCGCGCTCGCACTCTTCTTCGGTTGGCGCGCGTGGAGCGACTGGCAGCGCGGCTATGATCCCCAGACCGTCGTTGCCGCGAGCCTTGAGGGGCTGAAGGAGCAGAATGTTCTGGTCCCCTTCACCGCGCGTTACGTCGCGGTGGTGACCTCGACGCAGAGTCGGCTGGGGCTGAGCGCCAAAAAGACGCTGATCATGCCGGGGACGGTGCGTTACGAACTCGATCTTGGCCGTCTGAAACAGTCGGATCTCGATTGGGACGGCGCGACCAATGCGCTGACGGTCACGCTGCCGCCGCTGCGGCTCGCGGGCCCCGAAATCGACATCGACGCGATCAGCGAGTTTCGCGACGGCGAAATCCTGCTGACCCTGACCGATGCCGAAGCGTCGCTCGACGCGGCGAATCGCAAGGCGGCGCAAGAGGAACTCATCAGGCAGGCGCGCGGCGCGACGCCGATGCGCCTCGCCGAAGGCGCTGCACGCGCCGCGATCGAGCAAAGCTTTGCGATGCCGTTGAAGGCCGTCGGCATCGACGCCACGGTGACTGCGCGTTTCGAGTA
This DNA window, taken from Sphingopyxis alaskensis RB2256, encodes the following:
- a CDS encoding MBL fold metallo-hydrolase, encoding MSDEKPWPDSIRAGECEQHEPLVRRVLAPNPSPYTFTGTQTWIVGAGRDVAVIDPGPTGSGMSVGDPPDANGRGHVEAILRAVEGQRVAAILCTHTHRDHSPAAAPLKAATGAPIIGCAPLALSDDGPRADSAFDPDYAPDRVLMDGERIAGDGWTIEAVATPGHTSNHLCFALVETGALFTGDHVMAWSTSVVSPPDGDMAAYMASLSKLHDREDRVYYPAHGPAVTKPRQLVRGMLGHRKQRERQILRELERGTRVIPDMVKHMYKGLDPRLTGAAGRSVLAHLLDLEARGRVAREDECWRLVA
- a CDS encoding DUF4230 domain-containing protein — encoded protein: MNRGLFRVAVVAVLALALFFGWRAWSDWQRGYDPQTVVAASLEGLKEQNVLVPFTARYVAVVTSTQSRLGLSAKKTLIMPGTVRYELDLGRLKQSDLDWDGATNALTVTLPPLRLAGPEIDIDAISEFRDGEILLTLTDAEASLDAANRKAAQEELIRQARGATPMRLAEGAARAAIEQSFAMPLKAVGIDATVTARFE